In the genome of Aedes aegypti strain LVP_AGWG chromosome 2, AaegL5.0 Primary Assembly, whole genome shotgun sequence, the window agtcacaggttttatgtgttgagttttcacaggtttgggtaacgaatgaaaaattgactgaatgtgtggaaaaccaatgtaatgagtagtgcattctttatgcaaagcatgaaaattgcaaccgacactcaagtattcagaaaatatgctacttcagaagaagcaaaattttcgtgagcggtaacatttttgtgtgagccgttttcagcttgtgtgcaaaaatgtttgacaagtctcctgctcgattggagttgcccattgcacggtgacgtcatcgaAAATTCGCTCTCTTTCCCcccttcgggaaatctgaaaacaacggtgccagtacctgtcaaagttgacaggtactggcaccattgttttcaagttttgttgaagagcgaaagagagagaatttcgccgtgaaatgcctaatgacattgacagtaaacttggaattccaatggatcaatgcacgaggtcactaatttgacgtttgagcggtgccaaattcactagtttccatggtcacataaataacacggcaccgcttaaacgtcaacgagtgaactcgtgcattggtccattggaacatttcgcttctttgcttatattatgcatccggtagaaatcaagaccaaaattttttttaaattattattttctcgggccccgagcgtcgcagctaatatgtgaatagtgcgctgtgttcatagaAATCgttagaatgcagcgccacacgaaaaaactgatttcaaaatgtcgcgagttgaggcgcgtcgcgagtcacactggcgcgatccggtttggtggcggtgcgacaatacttTCTTTACtcgttccggataaaaaattgCCTAGGGGTAATACAAAGGAAGTCATTTGAAAGTGATCTAAGCTCTAAGTGGGCACTCCCTAGTAGCACCCACCACCCATCATCACAACCGCAACCCAATCCACCCACTTTTGGTCAAAGTATCAaaacctaagacaagacgtgacaggtcacagtacaaaaatgaaaccaattgcctgtcaaaaaagaccacttctgattggtcgttttggcaaaggcctactttaacatcgttgagttggatttcaacagggcactttgttgctagcccggccgtgttgctagatcataaattaaagttccataaaaagtttgaaaatttttcatgaagtcTATTTATTCGAATCCATTTATATTCCATGTTAACTTTTCCGCATGTGCTTCTACAATACTTAaatcaattaaatatacttaattgagaccaatataatggaaattgtgtcaattttctctaCAAGTAATGCCGGTTTCTAATATAAAcctgaatttttaaaaataaagtatcctctattgcactatatgaatgaagcgtgcaagaaacaaccaaattatgggcattgatatttgaatttgttcacaagatttgcttaaaatgaatactggtagcactggcttttgtatcgtcaaagATGTCGGCCGAAAAACAactgggcagtcttagttgagctgtcacgtcctgtcctagatcAAAACAAATCATCAGTCGAACAACATTCCACAATCGCCGGCTGTACAGAATAGGCATTTTTGCTAGTTTCTCGAGTGAGCATCATGAGCCCCAAGCCGCGCAAACCCTGGCGGAAGAATCTGTACGAGAATTCCGACTACGAAGACAACTATACCGACCCCAGTTTCCTGCAGGAGCTGAAGACGAACTCGAATCTGCAAACCTACACCTTCCGGGAGGCGTTCCTCGGAGCGTCGCGCCTCAGTCAACAGATTTCGATAGTGACTACTTTTCTGGTAATCTTTCACTACCTTTATACGGACGCCGTGAGTCCGCAGAACATCCTGCTGAAGGCCCTGGGAGGAACAATCGTGGGATATCTGATTTACGCCGGGCGTAATTTAAGGCTGAGCCACGCAATTGAGGACTCCAAAACGGCCTTGGCCGTGTTGGTGTTCGGGTACATATTCTCACCGCTGCTGCACACCCTATCGGACAGCATCAGCACCGATACCGTCTTCTCGATGACCTTCTCCGTCCTGGTGCTGCATTTGATCTTTTTCGACTACGGCGTCTCGGCGGCCATCGTGTCCAAGGCCATCTCGCTGAATGCGGCTATTTTCGGGGCCATCTGCTTGGCCTCCCGATTATCTTCCTCCTTCCACGCGTTCGTCCTGCTGGAAGTGGCCGCGGCGTACTTTGCCCTGGGACCAATACTGATGGCCAAGGTCTTTAGCCTGCCGCTTTTGGGGGCCACGATTGCTGTTTGTCTTTACTTCCTGCTGTCGATTTCGATGGCCATCTTCTGGACCTACGCCTGCATACTGGTGTTCGTGAATCTGTTCTGTCCGTGGCTTTTCGTGCGGTTGCAACGGCACAAGAACAACATTCACGGACCGTGGGACGAGGCCATCGTGGGGGATTTCAAGGAGGATAGCAGCGTGAGTAGTCTTTGAGGAGGGGTACAAGGAAAATAGATGCTTTGGGTTATATATTGTGATCTAGTCATTAAATTCATAGTTCATTAAATTGTTAAGAAATTTCGTACCCCTAATAATtatattaattttaaattgatacGAACTGGTCGTTTTCATTTTATCCGAACATCACGTAATGTATTCAGGGCTAGGAGAGCGACTAGAtgtcttaagaacaagaaaTTTAGAGATCATATAGTCGTGCCTGGAAAAAGATACAAAAGAGGAACTAAAAAAAGACCATACAGAAACCACAGGGCTGGTAACATATCTCTTTTAAGAGGGCTGCCTAACGTAAGGACCGCGGGCCGCATCTGGACCGTGGCTTCATTTTGTGCAGCCCGCGAATAGTTCTTAGACTCGTCTCATATCTGATCCGTTGATTGTTTTACCAACTTGAAGTAAGAACATACCCAGTCCAATAATTTCCTTTTATAATTTGATTTCAAGCTAAACTGAATATCAAATATTCGAAAATGAGTAAATTAATTAGCTGGACTGTAAGCactctttttttattattattcaatAGAATTGTTCTTCATAATAGTTTagcttgaaaattttattgtgaGAGTTCATTTTTCACATCATGATagaaaaaaactataagggtacatccctatggggttgtacgaactggtgacgtaggaccacgacgGTTTATGTAACTGattttgatgtcgttcttgttgctcgttttgacttcatactgttttcagtgctcggaactttcgtaaatatttatgcatataacgatttgcagccaagtgtacgtttaattatgtcccaaatatactttATATTTATCCGAAGAACGTGAGTtcgttttgtatgaacattacaATTTGGTAAATCATTCGTCATACTTATCTATAAGGATGTGAAATtccacttcaggttgtatgatcattttgataaTATATAATGAAATATATGaaagcattggaaagaacagtagttcCTCAATGTTCACCATGCTAAACTAAATAGCGAATATTTAATAGTAATGAATGTGTCTATAGGAAATGATTCAAGGATTGTAATGAAAGCTCCGgtcatcgctttgttggcctTATGGTtagagagaaatattatttattGCTTGGCAATgcgataaataaagtcggaaatattattccgttaactcttttacgcacatttggtggccctggtggctttgttagctcggatgctgtcatagatgaatcgcactacaggatgttatcagttgattgccacgGTTAAACAAAGAATCATCAACACAAGTGTATACatttgaataagttctctgaatAAGTAAGCTGAATGTTTGGTGGTagggatggcacacatcagcaacaggtagtggatcacacggctgaagACGAAATCTGGAAAtggtgctcctcgctaagcaggttcggaTGAATTCTCGCTCGAaaacgaaaatggaatgaaaccgaatccggtgAAAGAAGTATCttttaaacccttagattagcagatgatgctcctccctttcgtgctcttctcttctagtcgaccaatctgggaaatgggtatgtcccaataatgagttggacttagaattacttaaattaattaactcattacgggtggtaaagatggacaaattatgggtgaaattatgaaaaaaattcacgtgctcggctgggattcaaacccaggactcttgtatgctagacaagcgctttaccaactaagctaccgagccacttggtgacccaataactgagttggttacaagtttagaattcaaatccctacagaccacgtggacccctttcataacccatatccatccatctcatgcgAGAAGAGCGAGCTCATCTCATCGCAGTAGTCCGCctctcggagaagcgcccaagccatcgtcatcgccgccgcaaatcaatcttgcatCTTCCTCtttcgacgacacaaattggactgtgacgcgggtgcaaaagcaaagcgagaatcaCTCGCCCaatcgtgttcacagtccgaccgcaaaaagaagactgagggaagaagcagggacccgtttgcttttatagtagGAAGCGATACCGCCAAAAAATGCTCAcgcgtgattggttggataagaaaggggtcaacatttatcaaattttcaatagtttaacaacaaaattcacttatcggatatattactaacgatgcgtagatacatttctgatcggatgatactaaaatcgtaataattggttcataaacaactgagttattaacgttcaaaatctcccctaatttcgttacatgtctcatttttcgtacttttaaagtgcaccccaatatagaaaacaaagacgtagtcctacgtcaaaaaataCCTCTCACCGTAATTATGGAAATGTTCTCTATCATTAGCAGTTAGCATTGAAAATTACAGATTTAATTGTTTATTGATCCAGTTGATCACTATGTACCCCTAAAGCTAGCACTCACCTCCCGCCTTTCGATGCTTTTTGTTCACATGGCGTACGAGACTGGTCCTAATCTCGAAATGCCTCCCACACGTGCCGCAAGCGAACGGCTTCGGCCGAGGATTGGCCTTCTTCTCGTGCCACCGGCGATGCTTCAGCTGATCCTCCTTGGTCACCATGGTAAACTGGCAGCCCTCGACCGGGCACCGCAATGGCTCTACGCCTTCGTGTCCGGCTATGTGCTGCGCCAAACTATTAGCATCCGGGAAAACGTCCTCACAGCGAGGGCACCCGTACCGATCGGTAGTCTTGTGCTCCGTCTTGAGATGTTCACGTGCGATGGGAAATTGTTCGAATTCTGCCGGGCAGAGGGCGCATTTGAGGATCTTCCGGCCATCGATTCCGTTGGCGAGGAAGATGTTGGATCGTTCGAAACGCGTGGGGGGATTTTCGAGTTTGGTTCCGTCTGCGTTGGAAAAGAGTGCCTGATGCTCTTTCGTACAATCGTGGAAGTGCTGTTGGAATTCCGTGAACACCTTGGAAGCATAACTGCAGAGGGTATTCGTGCATTTGAATAACTTTGAGCCAGCATGATCATTCACGTGCTTCTTTAGAGCTGCTCGCGATCTACTGGTGATTCCACAGTAGATACAACTTAGACTCTTCTCAACTTTATGTTCCTTGACAACGTGCTTTCTGGCCACTGGAAGTGATTTTAGCTTCTTATTGCACAAATTACAAGTATACTTTTGTGAGTTCGATTCGCTGGTAATTGTAATCTTAGCAGATTCGTAGGGCGTCAAATTGAGTTGAAGTGATGGAGAATTCGATTCTACTATATGAACAGCAGCATGATTTTCGAGATCCCGAAAGCTACCAATCGATACCTCACAAATGATACAAGTGTGTATCTTTGTCGTCGAATAGTCATGACTGTGGTTGAAACGACGACCGTGTCTTCTGAGATCGCTAACAGTTATGAAATCCATCTCACATGAACCACACTTGAAGGGTCTCTCCCCGGTGTGGCTTCTTACGTGAGGAATGAGATTGGAGATATTGGACATCGCTATCCCACAGATATGGCAGGTACGCTTCTTCACCTCGCTGTGATCCCTATTGAGATGTCGCCTGATGTTCGGAAGCTGTTCGAAAGTTTTGGAACATATGTTACAGGTATATCCTGAGTTATCGGTTATGTTGGCCTCTTCGAAAGGGGATAACTTTTCGCTAAGTTCTTCATCCTCCAGACCTGTAACGGCTTCAGTTGGGGCTTGTTCAAGATTTACTTCATCCGGCGTCATACCAATAGGTTCATCTGTAACTTGGAAAGGCAATAACAGAGAGATAACCATTAATTATAATTAGAGCGCACTGTACCATCATCAATATCTAAAACCATGTTGTTATGTATGGTAGAATCACAAAAGAATTGTCAGAAATAATGTCTGAAGAAATGTCCTTATAATATTTGAGACAAAAAGATAAAttgattcataaaaaataaatactggCACTGAAACAGTAACAGCGAAATTCTAGATGGAATTCGagggaataattgaaaaattccaggaggagTCATTTTTAAGTGGACAAACAGTTTGAGGAATTTTCTGGaacttgaaataatttatgaaggaacttcttggaaaaagtcatggaataatttcatgTGATTTCGAAAGCAACCCCTTTGATAACATCTTTTGACGAGTTGAATTTTAGTAAGCCTCTAGTTTCATGAGAAATGTCTGgaagaaatcttggaggaacttcttTAGGAATCTCGAAATAAAATCCACAAAAAATCCTAAAAGGTtccttgaagaaaattttcaaagaaaattttgcggCATGTTAGAGAAAAACAGACAAATCCTACCTTGAACACCATTCTTCTCCTCGTCAGACTGGGACAATCCGCCAGTAGTTCCCCCATCATCAACAGTCCCTTCCACTGGCACTCTGCTCACAGCTTTCGGCGTCAGCTCCCCACTGTAGTACGTGTGGTGCTTCCGGACGTGCCGGTAAACGGTAGTGCACCACGACGAAGAATAATCGCACCCACCGACGGGACACACGAACGGACGCTCCCCGGTGTGTACCCGGCTGTGATCTTCCAGGTCACGTGGCCGATGGAAGCCCCGCCCACAGACACTGCAGGTGTATCGTTTCACGTCCAGGTGGACCTTGGCAATGTGTTCCTCGGCGGAACAGCGTTTGATGAATACGGTTTTACATCTGCTGCATCTGTGAATCGTTCTTCCGCCCTCTCGTTCTACAGTTTCAATTCGAATTTCGACGCCGGAAATGTCTACGGTTTCGTTCGTTTTCTTCGGCTTAGCCGAATTCAGTTCCACCTTTTGATGCAGACGATTGGTGTGCGCGTCCAGAGTTTTGGCCGATGCACATGAAAAAAGGCAGCCAACCTCTGAACACTTGAAAGACTCTTTCGGATTCGGAACTTTTTCCATCGCTTTCTGGGTGGTGGAGGAACACTTCTTTTTGGGTGGTGATATAAGACTGTCGTCATCTTGTTTTAACTCGACTTTTCGGCGTCCTGAACGTGAAGACTctgaaatattaaaaacaacacgttataaaaaatatgtgtaGTTTTGAAATTTAGGGTAATGTTAAATCGCAGGCTGGTAGCGACCTGTAGCGACTGAGTGTATTGAAAACATTGATTGAGACTTCATGTCCGAATTGGAACAAAAAAGAGACCATAGAGAATTTTGAGTAATGCgttaagaaattcttaaaaatctttACTAAAAAATTACTAAAGGTAACCTTTGAATCGCAATCTTCTCACAAAAGGTTTTGTTCAAGAACAAACAGCAATTCACATTGTAGATCTCTTGTATGATTCTTTTGGAGAAAATGTGCCCTTTGTATCACCTTGATTAACTATATCCCGAATTGCAATGATTTTTGATAACGACTAACGAATCATTCGTACACTAATGTTATATTTATGTGCCTAATAAGCACGTGTTAAATTCGCACTCTCTTAAACCTTGTAATCACTTTCCGTTACTAAATTACCGGTTCGAATTGTTCCTCGCCGACACTGTAATATT includes:
- the LOC5575247 gene encoding phosphatidylinositol N-acetylglucosaminyltransferase subunit C; translation: MSPKPRKPWRKNLYENSDYEDNYTDPSFLQELKTNSNLQTYTFREAFLGASRLSQQISIVTTFLVIFHYLYTDAVSPQNILLKALGGTIVGYLIYAGRNLRLSHAIEDSKTALAVLVFGYIFSPLLHTLSDSISTDTVFSMTFSVLVLHLIFFDYGVSAAIVSKAISLNAAIFGAICLASRLSSSFHAFVLLEVAAAYFALGPILMAKVFSLPLLGATIAVCLYFLLSISMAIFWTYACILVFVNLFCPWLFVRLQRHKNNIHGPWDEAIVGDFKEDSSVSSL
- the LOC5575246 gene encoding zinc finger protein Xfin isoform X2 — translated: MSGAELPPREVEFVPVVPTAAESFIKREPIEIDAEDDFPEEDEKPDELLAALNLSKKSSRSGRRKVELKQDDDSLISPPKKKCSSTTQKAMEKVPNPKESFKCSEVGCLFSCASAKTLDAHTNRLHQKVELNSAKPKKTNETVDISGVEIRIETVEREGGRTIHRCSRCKTVFIKRCSAEEHIAKVHLDVKRYTCSVCGRGFHRPRDLEDHSRVHTGERPFVCPVGGCDYSSSWCTTVYRHVRKHHTYYSGELTPKAVSRVPVEGTVDDGGTTGGLSQSDEEKNGVQDEPIGMTPDEVNLEQAPTEAVTGLEDEELSEKLSPFEEANITDNSGYTCNICSKTFEQLPNIRRHLNRDHSEVKKRTCHICGIAMSNISNLIPHVRSHTGERPFKCGSCEMDFITVSDLRRHGRRFNHSHDYSTTKIHTCIICEVSIGSFRDLENHAAVHIVESNSPSLQLNLTPYESAKITITSESNSQKYTCNLCNKKLKSLPVARKHVVKEHKVEKSLSCIYCGITSRSRAALKKHVNDHAGSKLFKCTNTLCSYASKVFTEFQQHFHDCTKEHQALFSNADGTKLENPPTRFERSNIFLANGIDGRKILKCALCPAEFEQFPIAREHLKTEHKTTDRYGCPRCEDVFPDANSLAQHIAGHEGVEPLRCPVEGCQFTMVTKEDQLKHRRWHEKKANPRPKPFACGTCGRHFEIRTSLVRHVNKKHRKAGGEC
- the LOC5575246 gene encoding zinc finger protein Xfin isoform X1, whose translation is MSGAELPPREVEFVPVVPTAAESFIKREPIEIDAEDDFPEEDEKPDELLAALNLSKKSSRSGRRKVELKQDDDSLISPPKKKCSSTTQKAMEKVPNPKESFKCSEVGCLFSCASAKTLDAHTNRLHQKVELNSAKPKKTNETVDISGVEIRIETVEREGGRTIHRCSRCKTVFIKRCSAEEHIAKVHLDVKRYTCSVCGRGFHRPRDLEDHSRVHTGERPFVCPVGGCDYSSSWCTTVYRHVRKHHTYYSGELTPKAVSRVPVEGTVDDGGTTGGLSQSDEEKNGVQVTDEPIGMTPDEVNLEQAPTEAVTGLEDEELSEKLSPFEEANITDNSGYTCNICSKTFEQLPNIRRHLNRDHSEVKKRTCHICGIAMSNISNLIPHVRSHTGERPFKCGSCEMDFITVSDLRRHGRRFNHSHDYSTTKIHTCIICEVSIGSFRDLENHAAVHIVESNSPSLQLNLTPYESAKITITSESNSQKYTCNLCNKKLKSLPVARKHVVKEHKVEKSLSCIYCGITSRSRAALKKHVNDHAGSKLFKCTNTLCSYASKVFTEFQQHFHDCTKEHQALFSNADGTKLENPPTRFERSNIFLANGIDGRKILKCALCPAEFEQFPIAREHLKTEHKTTDRYGCPRCEDVFPDANSLAQHIAGHEGVEPLRCPVEGCQFTMVTKEDQLKHRRWHEKKANPRPKPFACGTCGRHFEIRTSLVRHVNKKHRKAGGEC